One Diabrotica virgifera virgifera chromosome 3, PGI_DIABVI_V3a genomic window carries:
- the LOC126882499 gene encoding uncharacterized protein LOC126882499, with translation MEDLKKKRTPLKAKITRIENWLSQKASTEKDALQFQFRQTELKTCFLKYEEIMDQIDEIDEAGTEAEDRVTTEQKYFSILAGLQRKMDELLLGPPPLRSNSTQSTVATAKVRLPEITMQTFCGSFSEFNSFYQLFETLIVNNEELNNVQRFIYLKSFLRNEPLQLIDNIEVIDENFDIAVKTLKDRYENKSRVISLHIQKLLKAPSLVKSNSKALREFLTLAQQTLLALKNMSVPIEHWDLLLIEIFLQKLDFSTHRAFEYDIGTKTLPTLSQFFKFLEKKCDIQEKLNVSDHDKKVNNRSQSKTSFFSSVDQPSHSFSDNNCTFCRSNAHKVYQCNDFKCLSLQEKFNFVKGKKLCFNCLGSKHFSQDCGSTRSCTLCGGHHHSSLHGTYENVSSSRNINRQSLSRERNAQTPQNSQGASRVVAPISTQHSFNNRSQNEASTSSSRPPLDMQKSPDSQAATSLSALSVKTDVLLATALLQISTISENTSLSNEMLNLEFFPYNVKDRSFKTSFAVLDSITCRLPRATIDRSKIKVPQDLTLADPSYSVPGKIDLLLAGDIYSELLTDGFIRLGKNLPILQNTHLGYVIFGTINPQVFHRNSHLAISQSNVSLFVQSEPEEHKLDKLLQQFFEIEEVPLVSKLTPDEELAEQIFSKTTLVLPSGRFQGEWCKLNYQR, from the exons ATGGAAGACCTCAAGAAAAAAAGGACGCCTTTGAAGGCTAAAATTACAAGGATCGAAAACTGGCTCTCACAAAAGGCTAGTACGGAAAAGGATGCGCTACAATTTCAGTTTCGGCAAACAgaattaaaaacctgttttttaaaatatgaagaaataatGGATCAGATAGACGAGATTGATGAAGCCGGTACTGAAGCAGAAGACAGGGTAAcaactgagcaaaaatatttctcTATTCTCGCGGGCCTACAGCGTAAGATGGACGAGTTATTGTTGGGCCCCCCTCCTCTCAGATCAAATAGCACTCAGTCAACTGTGGCCACTGCTAAGGTTAGGCTTCCGGAGATCACCATGCAAACGTTCTGCGGGTCATTCTCTGAGTTCAACTCGTTCTACCAGCTCTTCGAGACGCTAATAGTGAACAATGAAGAACTCAATAATGTGCAACGATTTATTTACCTTAAATCGTTCCTGCGAAATGAACCCCTCCAGTTGATCGACAACATCGAAGTTATCGACGAAAATTTCGATATAGCTGTAAAAACTCTCAAAGATCGTTACGAAAACAAATCGCGAGTGATTAGCTTACACATTCAAAAATTGTTAAAGGCTCCATCTCTAGTTAAAAGTAATTCAAAGGCGTTACGCGAATTTTTAACTCTAGCTCAGCAGACGCTGCTCGCTTTGAAAAATATGTCCGTACCAATTGAGCATTGGGATTTActattaattgaaatatttttacaaaaattagatttttctaCACATAGGGCCTTTGAATATGATATTGGGACAAAGACCTTACCTACCCTTTCacagttttttaaatttctcgAGAAAAAGTGTGATATTCAGGAAAAATTAAATGTTTCAGATCATGATAAAAAGGTTAATAACAGGTCTCAATCAAAAACATCTTTCTTCTCATCAGTTGACCAACCATCACACTCTTTCTCTGATAATAATTGTACTTTTTGTAGAAGTAATGCTCATAAGGTTTATCAGTGTAATGATTTTAAATGCCTCTCTTTAcaggaaaaatttaattttgtaaaaggtaagaaACTGTGTTTTAATTGTTTGGGTAGTAAACATTTCTCTCAAGATTGCGGCTCTACTCGATCATGTACTTTGTGTGGGGGTCATCATCACTCATCCCTCCATGGAACCTATGAAAATGTCTCTTCCTCTAGGAACATCAATAGGCAATCTCTCTCTCGTGAACGCAATGCTCAAACTCCTCAAAATTCTCAAGGTGCTTCTCGTGTTGTCGCTCCCATATCTACTCAGCATTCTTTTAATAATCGCAGCCAAAATGAAGCTTCTACTAGCTCATCCAGACCTCCTTTAGATATGCAAAAGTCTCCAGATTCTCAGGCAGCCACATCTCTCTCCGCTTTATCAGTTAAAACTGATGTATTGTTGGCTACCGCTTTA CTACAGATATCAACCATATCCGAAAACACCTCACTCTCAAACGAAATGTTAAACTTAGAATTTTTCCCCTATAATGTAAAGGACAGAAGTTTTAAAACTTCTTTCGCTGTACTCGATAGTATAACTTGTAGGCTTCCTAGAGCTACTATAGATAGAAGTAAAATAAAAGTCCCACAGGATCTCACTCTCGCAGATCCCTCGTATTCTGTTCCGGGTAAAATTGATTTGCTTCTAGCTGGTGATATCTATAGTGAATTATTGACGGATGGATTTATACGGTTAGGAAAAAATCTTCCCATTCTTCAGAATACTCACTTAGGCTATGTTATTTTTGGTACAATTAATCCTCAGGTTTTTCACCGTAATTCACATTTGGCTATCTCTCAGTCAAATGTTTCTCTCTTTGTTCAATCCGAACCCGAAGAACATAAGTTGGATAAGTTGCTTCAACAATTTTTCGAAATTGAAGAAGTTCCCCTCGTTAGTAAATTAACTCCCGATGAAGAATTAGCGGAACAAATATTTAGCAAAACTACTCTTGTATTACCTTCAGGCCGCTTTCAA GGCGAATGGTGTAAACTAAACTATCAAAGATAA